The Flammeovirgaceae bacterium genome contains a region encoding:
- a CDS encoding carboxymuconolactone decarboxylase family protein encodes MKKSARKLPKPPKFFTNFEKKYPEVAKAYKQLGDAVHEQGPLTERERALVKLAVSGSHRLTSALKSHIRKGITAGLTREEMEQVALLLLPTVGFPTTMTMLGVIEEQFVKK; translated from the coding sequence ATGAAAAAATCTGCCAGGAAATTACCCAAGCCGCCTAAGTTCTTTACCAATTTCGAAAAAAAGTATCCCGAGGTAGCCAAAGCCTACAAGCAATTAGGCGATGCTGTGCATGAACAGGGGCCTTTAACGGAACGCGAACGCGCATTGGTGAAACTTGCAGTATCGGGCAGTCATCGCTTAACGAGCGCGCTGAAATCGCATATCCGAAAAGGAATTACAGCCGGTTTGACACGGGAAGAAATGGAGCAGGTTGCCTTGTTGCTTTTACCCACGGTAGGTTTTCCTACCACCATGACCATGTTAGGTGTTATTGAAGAGCAGTTTGTGAAGAAATGA